The following proteins are co-located in the Gorilla gorilla gorilla isolate KB3781 chromosome 18, NHGRI_mGorGor1-v2.1_pri, whole genome shotgun sequence genome:
- the TAOK2 gene encoding serine/threonine-protein kinase TAO2 isoform X4, translating to MPAGGRAGSLKDPDVAELFFKDDPEKLFSDLREIGHGSFGAVYFARDVRNSEVVAIKKMSYSGKQSNEKWQDIIKEVRFLQKLRHPNTIQYRGCYLREHTAWLVMEYCLGSASDLLEVHKKPLQEVEIAAVTHGALQGLAYLHSHNMIHRDVKAGNILLSEPGLVKLGDFGSASIMAPANSFVGTPYWMAPEVILAMDEGQYDGKVDVWSLGITCIELAERKPPLFNMNAMSALYHIAQNESPVLQSGHWSEYFRNFVDSCLQKIPQDRPTSEVLLKHRFVLRERPPTVIMDLIQRTKDAVRELDNLQYRKMKKILFQEAPNGPGAEAPEEEEEAEPYMHRAGTLTSLESSHSVPSMSISASSQSSSVNSLADASDNEEEEEEEEEEEEEEEGPEAREMAMMQEGEHTVTSHSSIIHRLPGSDNLYDDPYQPEITPSPLQPPAAPAPTSTTSSARRRAYCRNRDHFATIRTASLVSRQIQEHEQDSALREQLSGYKRMRRQHQKQLLALESRLRGEREEHSARLQRELEAQRAGFGAEAEKLARRHQAIGEKEARAAQAEERKFQQHILGQQKKELAALLEAQKRTYKLRKEQLKEELQENPSTPKREKAEWLLRQKEQLQQCQAEEEAGLLRRQRQYFELQCRQYKRKMLLARHSLDQDLLREDLNKKQTQKDLECALLLRQHEATRELELRQLQAVQRTRAELTRLQHQTELGNQLEYNKRREQELRQKHAAQVRQQPKSLKSKELQIKKQFQETCKIQTRQYKALRAHLLETTPKAQHKSLLKRLKEEQTRKLAILAEQYDQSISEMLSSQAVRPGVQGGNALEARLCTLL from the exons ATGCCAGCTGGGGGCCGGGCCGGGAGCCTGAAGGACCCAGATGTGGCTGAGCTCTTCTTCAAGGATGACCCAGAAAAGCTCTTCTCTGACCTCCGGGAAATTGGCCATGGCAGCTTTGGAGCCGTATACTTT GCCCGGGATGTCCGGAATAGTGAGGTGGTGGCCATCAAGAAGATGTCCTACAGTGGGAAGCAGTCCAATGAG AAATGGCAAGACATCATCAAGGAGGTGCGGTTCTTACAGAAGCTCCGGCATCCCAACACCATTCAGTACCGGGGCTGTTACCTGAGGGAGCACACGGCTTGG CTGGTAATGGAGTATTGCCTGGGCTCAGCTTCTGACCTTCTAGAAG TGCACAAGAAACCCCTTCAGGAGGTAGAGATCGCAGCTGTGACCCACGGGGCGCTTCAGGGCCTGGCATATCTGCACTCCCACAACATGATCCATAG GGATGTGAAGGCTGGAAACATCCTGCTGTCAGAGCCAGGGTTAGTGAAGCTAGGGGACTTTGGTTCTGCGTCCATCATGGCACCCGCCAACTCCTTCGTGGGCACCCCATactg GATGGCACCTGAGGTGATCCTGGCCATGGATGAGGGGCAGTACGATGGCAAAGTGGACGTCTGGTCCTTGGGGATAACCTGCATCGAGCTGG CTGAACGGAAACCACCGCTCTTTAACATGAATGCGATGAGTGCCTTATACCACATTGCACAGAACGAATCCCCCGTGCTCCAGTCAGGACACTG GTCTGAGTACTTCCGGAATTTTGTCGACTCCTGTCTTCAGAAAATCCCTCAAGACAGACCAACCTCAGAGGTTCTCCTGAAG CACCGCTTTGTGCTCCGGGAGCGGCCACCCACAGTCATCATGGACCTGATCCAGAGGACCAAGGATGCCGTGCGGGAGCTGGACAACCTGCAGTACCGCAAGATGAAGAAGATCCTGTTCCAAGAGGCACCCAACGGCCCTGGTGCCGAGGCcccagaggaggaagag GAGGCCGAGCCCTACATGCACCGGGCCGGGACTCTGACCAGCCTCGAGAGTAGCCACTCAGTGCCCAGCATGTCCATCAGCGCCTCCAGCCAGAGCAGCTCCGTCAACAGCCTAGCAGATGCCTCAGACAacgaggaagaggaagaggaggaggaggaagaggaggaggaggaagaaggcccCGAAGCCCGGGAGATGGCCATGATGCAGGAGGGGGAGCACACAGTCACCTCTCACAGCTCCATTATCCACCGGCTGCCG GGCTCTGACAACCTATATGATGACCCCTACCAGCCAGAGATAACCCCCAGCCCTCTCCAGccgcctgcagccccagctcccaCTTCCACCACCTCTTCCGCCCGCCGCCGGGCCTACTGCCGTAACCGGGACCACTTTGCCACCATCCGAACCGCCTCCCTG gtCAGCCGTCAGATCCAGGAGCATGAGCAGGACTCTGCGCTGCGGGAGCAGCTGAGCGGCTATAAGCGGATGCGACGACAGCACCAGAAGCAGCTGCTGGCCCTGGAGTCACGGCTGAGGGGTGAACGGGAGGAGCACAGTGCACGGCTGCAGCGGGAGCTTGAGGCGCAGCGGGCTGGCTTTGGGGCAGAGGCGGAAAAGCTGGCCCGGCGGCACCAGGCCATAGGTGAGAAGGAGGCACGAGCTGCCCAGGCCGAGGAGCGGAAGTTCCAGCAGCACATCCTTGGGCAGCAGAAGAAGGAGCTGGCCGCCCTGCTGGAGGCACAGAAGCGGACCTACAAACTTCGCAAGGAACAGCTGAAGGAG GAGCTCCAGGAGAACCCCAGCACTCCCAAGCGGGAGAAGGCCGAGTGGCTGCTGCGGCAGAAGGAGCAGCTCCAGCAGTGCCAGGCGGAGGAGGAAGCAGGGCTGCTGCGGCGGCAGCGCCAGTACTTTGAGCTGCAGTGTCGCCAGTACAAGCGCAAGATGTTGCTGGCTCGGCACAGCCTGGACCAGGACCTGCTGCGGGAG gaccTGAACAAGAAGCAGACCCAGAAGGACTTGGAGTGTGCACTGCTGCTTCGGCAGCACGAGGCCACGCGGGAGCTGGAGCTGCGGCAGCTCCAGGCCGTGCAGCGCACGCGGGCTGAGCTCACCCGCCTGCAGCACCAGACGGAGCTGGGCAACCAGCTGGAGTACAACAAGCGGCGTGAGCAAGAGTTGCGGCAGAAGCATGCGGCCCAGGTTCGCCAGCAGCCCAAGAGCCTCAAA TCTAAGGAGCTGCAGATCAAGAAGCAGTTCCAGGAGACGTGTAAGATCCAGACTCGGCAGTACAAGGCTCTGCGAGCACACTTGCTGGAGACCACGCCCAAAGCTCAGCACAAGAGCCTCCTTAAGCGGCTCAAGGAAGAGCAGACCCGCAAGCTGGCGATCTTGGCGGAGCAGTATGACCAGTCCATCTCAGAGATGCTCAGCTCACAGGCGGTGAGGCCTGGGGTCCAGGGAGGGAATGCGCTAGAGGCCAGGCTCTGTACTTTGCTTTAG